DNA sequence from the Hemitrygon akajei chromosome 8, sHemAka1.3, whole genome shotgun sequence genome:
TTTATGCTGTGAGGGTCAGAGGAAAGATTTTTCAATTTTAtactttttttaatctttttgtCAGAAGACTGAAGTACTTTAAACCTTTGTCTAATTCCTAGTGTCAGAACTGAATGTATAAGACAGTGCCCAATCATCCATCAGCCGTGAGATAAATGACAAGGTAACCAGAGTAGACAGAAAGCTCGACTATAATCTCATCTATTTCCCACATGacatctctcaccccctctcctaCTGGATAAAGCTAGGATAAAATTTCCTATTCCTTGCTTTCTATCACATCTAGTGTATATTCAACAGATCTCCCTCACAATTTCTGCCACCTTCAATGTGACTCCAGCACCAGATACATCTTCCCTTTCTTTCCTATTTCAGCATTCCAAAGGAATGTTCCCTTCACAATTCCCTTGTCCAATCTTCTATCATCACCGGTTACTTCCCTTCTGATGGCACTTTCTCAAGCAACTTCAAGCGATACAACACCGTTTCCTTTACTTCTTGCCTTTCCACCATTCTGATATCAAAACAAATGAGACAATGATTGCCTGCATTTCTTCCAATCTAGTGTACTGTAATTGCTGCTGACAATGTAGTCTCCTCTGCATTCgacaaacaaaataaaattgtatGATCTCTTTAATTTTGTGCCAGTATTACTGATAACCTAATGTAGAATTAGCTTGTGTTCAGTCCAGAGCTTCCTAATAACTGCATTACTATTTTTCTATCCCATTCCCACACCGATTGATCCACTTATGGCCTATACACTTTTAAGTGAGGATCAGTGTAAAATTAACTTACAGTATTTTAGCTTTCTTTTGGGCATGTTATAACCTTGTGGATGATATTAAATTCTTTAACTTTGTTTTCTTGTTTTATAACTTTGTGACCTTGTTTTCTCTGTTTTACATCATTATTTGTAATGTTGGTTCAGATTTTCTTTCTCCACTAGCATCACCTAACCTTTTTGGCATTACGTGCAGCTCTATGTTATgcagtttttatttttgtttgcagTTTCTCTTTCTAACTGAACCACATCttttatgtttttttgttttagtgTTCTCTCCCTAGCTGCCTTAAACCACTGTCAACCAGATAACTTCCCCAACAGCATATCCCCATAATAACCCTGGACCAAAGCTACCAGAGAGATTCCTTTTATTCAATCCACCCCTTTCCCTGCCATCTCTGCAACAGAAATCTATTTTTCCCTCTTTCTTATGGAATTACACAATTACACCACATGGGAACAGGCTGACCAGTGGATACCCTTCCCTGTTAACTCCATCGcccagcacttggtccatagACTTTTAGACATCTAGACACATAAATGCTGCCAACGATGCAGTTACAACTATTCTATCAGGCAGTAAATTCTAGGTACTTACTACTCACTGTGGGAAGAAGATCCCTGTAATTCCATTTgaatttctcccccctccacccatATATTCTGTGTATCTGCCTCTGATGGGTACATGGAAAAAGAAAGATGGGATTACCGTATGTCTAGGTTGATTCAGAAATATCCAGGAtttagaagggtcttggcttgaaacatcagctctatagctgctgcctggccttctgagttcctcctgcattttgtgtgtgtttctccagtATTTAGTTTGGATACTGTAAAAGTGTTGGGAGAAAATTACTTTGAAGTTAGTTAGTTGGAAGTAATGCATTATGTGCTGAAGCTTCAGGAAATAGCTCCAATTAAAGTTGGCAACCATTATCAGGAACAGGTGTTTTGTAGTTTGTACTATTCACTCCCAGAAAACTTGATTAATTTCCATATCCTctatttattctttatatattcaACCACAGTGCTTGCTCTTCTTGTTAGCTCATTCTTTAAAAACAATCTCCGGTAAAAGCAAAGGTGCTTGCTGATTTTAAAAACTAAAAAGCTTCCTGTAAATTTTCACTTCAAACTTTTGGTTGAACGCAACTAAATATTCACTGACTCTGGTAAAATTCTTCATAAACATATAAATTTTGGTTGATGTAGTCGTGATTTGATATAACTGTCATTCCTCAGTTTCAGCCAACAAAATGATAGTAAACAAGTGATCCGTCCTTAAGTGAGTTTGTTGAGAATTGTATAGTGCCCAGAAATTCAACTCCTTTTCTGGGAAATACCATGAGACAGTCTTCTGTTCTTGTAAGAGTGCTGCAGAGGTCGTGTTTAATGATTCAGCTCAAACTTGGGATCACAGAAGAAGAAGAACAAGGTGCCGGTGAACCATGGCAATGTGGGCTATGTGCAATATTTCTAAATatacctcttttgaattactctcTCTGCAATCTGCAACATGTAATTGCCCTTTCACCAATGTACTTTTAAATTGACTTAATAATCTACAGATTTCACCATCTTGTGAAGGACTCAGCAGACTTAACTTTCAAGCAAGCAGGTGTGGAGGAAGGTTCATTGCCATGGCTGGAGGTGGTGGGAGGagctccaagccaggctgaaacacagagggatgaggcctcctctacaCAGCATCTTGTTAGTAAATACACAGTCAttggagaacaaaactgaggaTCTGAGGGCATGATTGCTGTATTGGAGGGAAAAGAAAgatgttgtgttctgtttgactgAGATATGGCTTACTCCCAGAATGCCAGATATGGTGATCAGACATGAAGGATTCTCAATTCACAGAATGGACCGAACTGCTGATTGGAAAAGGCATGTTAGATGATTAAACTCTCTCTGGTGCTCTGATGTGGCAGTTTTGTCTAACTCATGTTCCCCTGACTTTCAACAGCTAATAATCAAATACTGCCCATTCTATTTCTCTATAATCTTGACcatagtttacataccaccagcggCCAAATATAATCAAGCATTGACATACTGCATGATGTCATCTCCAAACCAGACCCAGACCATCACGACACATTTTAAATCATAGTTAGGGACTTtagccaggcttgtttgaagaaaatccTGCTCAATTACCATccgcatataacctgtagcatcagaggtcccaacacactagactacTATTATATTAAGCTAAGGAAAGCCAACTGTTACATTCCCAGACCGCATTTCTGTAAATCTCATCACTTAGCTGTCCTTCTCCTAGCTGTAatcaggcagaggctaaagagcaaggctccagaggtcATGACAACAAAGAAGTGgtcgcaggaggcagaggagtagCTGAAGGActgcttcaagtcagtggactggattGTGTTCAAGCATTTACCTGGAGATCTGAATGAATTCACCATGGTTGTAATGGACCTTGTTAAAACAGTTGCAGACGAATGTGTTCCATCAAAATTATTCATAGagttccccaaccagaagccctggatgaaccatggagatctgcaatctgctgagagccaaGTCAAAGCATTCAAGCCCAGTAATCAAAAGAAGTTACAAGGGGTCCAGTATAATCTCCGAAAAGCCATCCCATGGACAAAGAGGTAACTCCGAACTAAACGtgaaaacaacaaaggatgctggacagttgtggcagggcttgaatattatcacctcttacaaatttaaatcaagtgacataggtgacaatgGGGCTCTCTTaccaaatgagctcaatgccttctatgctcgctttgaccgtcAAAACCTGGAGGAACTATCGCAAACTCCTGCAGCCCCCATGATCCTGTgattttcagtctctgaggccgatgtGAACCCACAAAAATCATCCGGCCCTGACTGGGTACTTGCTGGGTGTCTGGCTAAGTACAAAggtcctgtgctgatcaactgggtgGTGCGTTCAATGAGATCTTTAACTTCTCGTTTCAGCAGTCTGagctacccacctgcttcaagcagacttcagctataccggtgcctaagaagaatgaggTAACCTGCCTCATTGACTATCGTTCAGTAGCtcttacatctacagtgatgaagtgttttgagaggttggtgataagacatttcaactcctgccttagaagcgacttggatccccTATTGTCTactagagcaacaggtccacagcaggtgatgtcattggctcttcattcaaccctggaacatctggactgtaaagatgcatacatcatgatgctgtttattgactacagcttggcattcaataccattatcccctcaaaactaatcattaagcttcaagaccttggcctcaacacctgttctgcaattggattcatgatttcctcacttgcagaccccagtcagtttggattggcaacaacatctcctccacgatctccatcagcacaggtgcaccacaaggctgggagcttagctccctgctctactcagttTACAGATATGGCTGTGTAGCTAAGCACAACTCCATGcctattcaagtttgctgatgataccactgttgtaggccaaatcaaaggtggtgagggaTTGGCATATAGAAGGGAAGTTGAaggtctggctgagtggtgccacagcaacaacctcttagtcaatgtcagcaagaccaaggagctgattattgacttcaggaggaggaaaccagtgatccatgagccagtcctcatctgaggatcagaggtggagagggtcagcaactttaaattctccgGTGTTATCATGTAGGGGGAcctctcctgggcccagcacgtaagtgcaattacaaagaaaggatTGCGGCACCTCtcagagtttgcgaagattcagcatgacatctaaaactttgataaacttctatagatgtgcactggagagtgtattgaccaagtgcatcacagcctggtatggaaacaccaatacccttgaacaaaaaagtcccacaaaaagtagtggatatggctcagtccatcataggtaaagccctcccccactattgagcacatctacaccaaGCATAGTCGCAGGAAATTGGCacccatcatcagtgacccccaccacacaggtcatgctctcttcttgctgctgccatcaggaagaaggtacaggagcctcaggacccacactagcaggtacaggaacagtaGTTACCCCGTTACCATCgtgctcttaaaccaaaggggataacttcactcaacttcacttgccctatcaatGAAATTTTCCTacatctatagactcactttcaagggttcAAGGACTTTCAAGTGTTCTATATGAAATGTTCtatatatttattgcttgctttcttggctatttatttattgatttgatttacttatttatcaatttatttattcattcattcaatccttctttttgtatttgcttgCTGGTTCAGTGCCCAAGTTGGTGCTTATTCTAATAGAATCcttattttattatggatttattgagtatgctcacatgaaaatgaatctcgggtttctagatggtgacatatatattttgataaatttacttagaactttggaTAGTCAGCCTAGATTGTTACACCCAATTCCTTGGAGTAGTTTATGTTAGGTGAGTGACCAGACCATGACATTTCATTAAATTGCTCTGTtcctttgatttaaaaaaaaacgtgAATTTCATTTTGTAGTTATGAACATATCTTAAAGATGAACTTACCTCACCTCCCTATTGGTCAATATGGTAAAGAAATTCACATTTGATTGCAAATGCCAAATGTATGTGCATTTAGCCACTTGTCACCTCCAGCACGTCCATTCCAGTGAAGTAATTTCAAACACTTGTGCAGAGATTGACAATAATTGGCAGCCAATAGTCTCAAATTTGTTGTATGATTCATGCATCATTTAAAATCTAGTCTTGGATTTGGAAAGAATTGTGTGAGCACTGGAGATTCCATCCATATTCAGATTTATAAATTACATTATTGGTGGTGATGTGAAAGGTTTTTAATATTGGTACGTCACTGCAAATACTTTCTGTGACgacgtgttttttttttcaaaaagctTGGTGGAAGGCTTGGCCAAGTAAGTCCTTTGTTGGTACACTTCTGTGATCTCCATGTTTTATCAGCTTAATTATATGTTTTCAGTAGCTGGCTCTTACTTATAATACAGTTCTTTCCAAGAAatagctgttttttttttttgcagataatATATTGCAGAGACAACATTCGTCTGGACTTTGCTGATTAATATTAATAGTTCTTGCATAGCTATCAGGAATTGCTAAATTTAAGATGAAGTAACCAAGATTCGTACAAGTATAGACAAATTGAGTAAGAGAACAAAAATACTTTTCAATACTTGCAGCTGGTATTCAATACCTTACTCTACATGAAGTCCAGAGGTTTGCTAAGGTTACCTGGCACTACAATAAGGAAGTGCCTTTTAGGTCCAGTATTAAGTTAGATTTGTGAAAGAATATCAACCACGTTGATTCTAATGCAGGTTGTTTGGctgtggggaagaaaggaaaagagaaagtatgtttctttttaaatcgggtttaatttttttttagatgTTTTTAACtgattatattttaaaataaatttaatgaTTATAAACCTCTAACAACAGCATTTCCTTTCCAAGTTTTTCTGAACTATTTGCAATGATACAGCTTTTGCTCTGTCTGCAAATTTTCAAAGCTGGATTCTTGCAAATTGTCAAGGCTGCAATGGAATTTTGGGACACAGTCTTACAACCCAATACTACCCCACTTCTGTCCCTTATTGGACAGAAGGTCATGATGTCTAAGCTGATTTCTACAGGTATATATTACCTGAATTTTAACAATTGTGGGATTATATAATTGAAATATCCAacttagtaaaaaaaaacaaaatagaaaaTAAGGTGATGAATGTTTAAAATAGTACAAATTAGTCTATGTTGTtaattattttctatgttttgggGGGTGTTTAATGATTAATATTTAAAAacaatttttcttttcttttttaggTAATGTCTCCTTGGACAGAAGGTCATGATGTCTAGGCTGATTTCTACAGGTGCACGTTACCTGACACAGAGACGTTTTTACATGAATGTGTATGACCGATCTTTAGTTTCAGTGAATACGAGGTGTGTTTTATCATGTTTAAGGACACTCCCACATTATAAACATCCTGTGTCATTGCTGTCCACACTTTGTTCACTGGTGGATGAAAAAAATATTgttcttctgggtgctcctgGTGCAAGGAAGACAAGAGTGGGGGTCATTCTTGGCCTGTTGACAGGCCGTCCTGTGATAGATATTGCTGAAATACTTGAAAAAACCTGGCATATGAGTGTGAATCAGAAGCTTCAGCAGATTGGTGATGAATTATTTTTGCAAGAGGAGGGTGAAATTCTTAAGAGCTTATCAATAACTAGAAGCATTATTACTCTTACTGCGTCCAATCCAATGCATCCCCAGAGTATGTACCACATAAAAAAGAATGGGATCATTATTTATCTTGATGTACCTCTTGAAGATTTACTTGAAAGACTTGAAGGGATGAAGATAGATCATATTGTTGGGCTGAGGCCTGGCGTTCCAGTACAAGAATTTCTTCAGTGTAGACAACAATTTTACCACAAGTGGTATGACATACGGATTCTGTGTCATTTTGGTGATACAtcagaagctgttgctgaaaaaGTTCTTGATGCCTTGAAGAGACATCAAGGCGCTAGTGCATTTATTTCCACAAGGAGTGTAGCTAAAACCCCTGAGTTAATGAAAGATCCCAGCACCTTCACTGATGTTCTTATTGAAGGCTTGGCTTTGGATGGCGGTCTCTATGTCCCTGCGGATTCACTTCCAGAAATAACGGTTGGAGAGTGGCAAAGGCTGGTTGAGGCACCTTATACTGAGCGGGCTCAGGTCCTTCTGGAGAGGAGTGTGCACCCTGTCGAAGTGCCACCTGTTCAGCTGCGAAAGATGGTGAAGAGAGCTTATGGACAGAACTTTACATGTAACAGCATTGCACCGATCAGACATTTGACTGATAATCTGTTTCTTCTTGAATTATTCCATGGGCCCACAGCATCCTTCAAAGATTTTGCTTTGCAAATGATGCCACAGCTATTTGCTTATTGTATGCCTAGGACTTGCAGTTACTTGATTCTAATGGCTACATCTGGGGATACAGGGAGTGCTGTTCTGGATGGTATCAGTTGTCTCAGTGATAATGACAAGCAGAGAATATCAGTTCTTTTATTTTTTCCTGAAGAGGGAATTAGTCCAATTCAGAAGGAACAGATGATTAGTTATGAAGgggaaaatgtaaagacagtaggTGTCAAGTCTAACTTTGAATTCTGTCAGACAACCATGAAACAGATACTCACAAATTCCAATTACACTGGCTTTCTGGCAGTTGAATATGGGTCAGCTCTGAGCACTGCAAACTCAATAAACTGGGCTTGTCTGCTGCCACAGGTAATCTATCATGCGTCTGCCTATCTTGATCTAATCAAGCAAGGCATAATTGCTTTTGGAGATGCAGTTGATGTTTGCATTCCCACAGGGAACTTTAGCAACATGTTGGCAGCAGTGTATGCAAAATGCATGGGGATTCCAATTCGAAAATTTATTTGTGCTTCAAATCAAAATAATGCTCTGACCAATTTCATAAAAACAGGCAAATATGATTTGAGGTATAGAACTGTAACAACTTCCTTATCTCCAGGATTAGATATTCTCAGGTCCTCAAATTTTGAGAGATTTTTACACCTTGTTGCACACGGTGACGGGCAGCTGGTGAGGGAGTTGTTTTCGCAGTTGGACGAAAGGAACCACTTTCAGGTGCCAGATACTTTGCTGAGGAGAATTCAGCATAACTTTGTGTCAGATTGGTGTTCAGAGGAAGAGTGCTTGGCTGCTATAGACTCAGTGCATAAGTCTGCAGGATACATTTTGGACCCACACACGGCTGTAGCAAAAGTTGTAGCAGATCGTCAGCAAGACCGAAGCTGTCCAGTTATTATTTCGTCAACAGCTCATCCTTGTAAGTTCACAGCTGGTGTGTTACAGGCTTTGAGAGTTAAGGAAATTGGCCAGCATCCAATCGATCAGCTGCAGATGTTGATTTCCCTAAACTCATTGCCTTCTGTTCACGAAACTGTGCTGCAGAGAATTGGCAAGATTCATGTCCAGAAAACTGAAGTCTGCCCAGCAGATCCAAATGTACTTATGGATACGATAGAAaattttattcaacaaaaattcATGAGAGTTATTTAAATTGCATAATTTTCACCTGTAAACTCGTGATTCATTATCCAAGTTTGAGGAATGAAAACCACTTTATGTTTTAAGCTGGATTTGGAAGCATTGTATGTTCTCTCATGATTGGATTGTCCTGGAATACATGTGTATAAACCGAATCATGTTCCCTTATGTGACCTTTCAGCTTCTATCATCCACTGAAAAACATTTTTGACATTAACAGATTATATAGGATAAATATTTCAGCAGCAAGAGAAGCATTGTATCTGCTACTGTTAAGCTAGAGGTTATTGGAGAAGGTTATTTCCCTAACACTGGCCACAACATAATCCAGTTTGAAGTACTTAAGGAAAAAAAAGACTAGGACATATTGAAGGTAAAATGCTCAACTGTGGAGAAGCTAATTTCTTTTGAAGTTGATTAAGAAAAGGAACCACCAGTTAGATTGTAGAGAAGTGCAATATTGAAATGGTGAAGACAGTCTTGGAATAGTGTTCACGTGGTAAGTAAACATATTTACATGAATGATAAAGATACAACATCCCGTACTATTGCATCTGAATGACAAGGAAGTATAAAACAAGCAGGAAAAAATGCTACTTATGACAAATATCAAGAGCAAGATTCATGTACTACCCAGGAAAACAGTGGAAACTACAGAGATCTGAAAATGTTATTGCAGTTTGTGAGAAATTAGTAACATTAGTCTAAATTGCAAAGCGTTTTTTAAGTAATAATAAGACCTGTGGTCAGATCTTTGTGAAGGCAATACAAAATATTCGTTTAACACTTGTCCCAGAAACTATGGCAGAAGTATCAATTGAGTTCTTTGCATGTAAGAGCAACCTCAAGTTTTGAAGGCTACACTAAAAGAGCAGAGGGATTTTTTTCAACAGAACCTAGTAGAGCgaggagaaaaacaaaaaaaaatgtagtTGAGGAAAGAATCAATGCTGAAAATAGTGGAATTGTTTGCAATTTTCATTCCTCATTGGATGCAGAAGTAATGTCAAAGTGCTAATTGTTACCTAATATTGTACAATTACTCAAGGTAAGCAGAGAAACTAAGAAACAGGTATGTCAGCCTATAGGGATTATTTTactctttattttatttagaattaCAGGGCAGAACAGATTCTTCCACCCACCAGCCAACTTATTTAACaccagtctaatcacaggacaatttacaatgaccagttaaccttactaactggtacatctttggactgtgggaggaaactggagcgcctggAGGATATACATGTGGTCGcaaggagaacttacaaacttcttacagacagcactggaattgaactttgaCCTCCGATGCCCCACGCTATCATTGCGTCGCTCTTACTGTGATGCCCCGTGGTATTCTTCATTTGTCCATAATAGAGAGATGCAGCAAAGAAACAGGTTGCTTGGCCCATCATTTCTATGCAATCTTCAAGCTCTATTTTTGTACTAATCCTGCTCGTGTCCATATTGGTCCCATGCATTCCCATATAGTCAAGCGACCACCACTTAACTATACACCAGCGGCAATtggccaattaatctatcaaCCTGTATTTTTTTTCTGGGATTTATGAGGAGACTGGTGCACCCAGAAACGATCAATGTGGTTACAgggaaaacaaacaaacaacattGAAGGTCAGTATTGAGTTGTGGAACTGTGAAGCAATTAACATGTTGAAGTTTAATCCTGAATTGCTGTATTTAACTAGCTTTAACCACCTGGAGGGTCAGAGTTTCAAAAGAACAGGTCAGCTATTTGTAACTGTGATGagaaaagagtggtgaatctttagaATTGTCCACCCAGAGGACTCGTGTCGTGAGGATATTCTTGACAGAGATGCTTCGACTTTTGGATATTAAGGGAATCTAAGGATATGGGAATAGTACAGGAAAATAGTGCCAATATAAAAAAACAGGCATAGTTTTACTAAATGGCAAAGcaagtgtgggggggagggggcaaaTTGTATATTCCTCATTTCCTTGTTTTTCATTGGAgttataattttattttcaaagaaaTAGATGGTGTTTATCAGTGAAAATTTCTTACTGTTCCAAATAACATGCTTGCTTGTATACATGTATACATGTTATCATTGGCTCCTGATAATCAGTTCCATTACTTAAACAAGACTGACACATCTTAATTGTTAGTTTCTTAGTTTCCAAATTACTTTGAAGATGGTAATTTAGGTGTCTGGTCTGCTGGTGTCTTCAGTGATCCTGATAAATCAGTATCACTCTGTCTATTCTTATTCTAGAATGAGTAGGATTTCTCTCAAGTAAGCGGTGCATTAAATAGCTTTAATTGACATAAAATCATAGAACAATTGTATAGTTCCAAGAAACTCAATTCATGGATGTATTTGTAGATTAATGATGAGAGAAATCCACTTGTGTCAGTTGTCTCTGTGACAGGTGTTAAGGTTCCAGCTGGTTAATTCATAAAATTTACTATAATAACTGACACTCACAGTCAACATGCACATGGGAGACATTGTGTTGGAGTTGCCAAACATGGCTCCAAGTGATTAGCCCCTGGAACTTTCCAATTTCCTACTAATTCctgatttcacttttgaaggtcagCTAAAAGgccagccatgaccaacctcaccCAATTCCTAAGACCAATCTTGGCTTTATTGTAGGCAAATTTTGTGTAATAAAGAGCAGGTCTCATGACAAAAGCTGTCCTTACCAGTATTGGAAAGGTAAACACATCTTGAATATGAGGCAATGCATCtttattgttgttcctttccatacGCTGTAGCGCATCAAGTGGCAATCTTGCtgcttctttagcatttgtctgtattttttacgaggctgagttgcttgcACAATGCTCAACCTttcacggatggaaagtgtgcaaggagctggctggattcaaacccaggaccactcgccttgtagtccagtgtggatgccactacaccaccggccggcTAAAATACATCTTTGATGGCATTCAAAATGAACTCTGAGTCATTGTCATTCTGTAGATATAATAACTGGTTCTGCACAACTATCAGTTAACTACATAATTGAGTCCAAAGTGAGCCTATCATCCTTCTGCTTGTATTTCTAATCCTCCTCCG
Encoded proteins:
- the LOC140732275 gene encoding threonine synthase-like 1 gives rise to the protein MMSRLISTGARYLTQRRFYMNVYDRSLVSVNTRCVLSCLRTLPHYKHPVSLLSTLCSLVDEKNIVLLGAPGARKTRVGVILGLLTGRPVIDIAEILEKTWHMSVNQKLQQIGDELFLQEEGEILKSLSITRSIITLTASNPMHPQSMYHIKKNGIIIYLDVPLEDLLERLEGMKIDHIVGLRPGVPVQEFLQCRQQFYHKWYDIRILCHFGDTSEAVAEKVLDALKRHQGASAFISTRSVAKTPELMKDPSTFTDVLIEGLALDGGLYVPADSLPEITVGEWQRLVEAPYTERAQVLLERSVHPVEVPPVQLRKMVKRAYGQNFTCNSIAPIRHLTDNLFLLELFHGPTASFKDFALQMMPQLFAYCMPRTCSYLILMATSGDTGSAVLDGISCLSDNDKQRISVLLFFPEEGISPIQKEQMISYEGENVKTVGVKSNFEFCQTTMKQILTNSNYTGFLAVEYGSALSTANSINWACLLPQVIYHASAYLDLIKQGIIAFGDAVDVCIPTGNFSNMLAAVYAKCMGIPIRKFICASNQNNALTNFIKTGKYDLRYRTVTTSLSPGLDILRSSNFERFLHLVAHGDGQLVRELFSQLDERNHFQVPDTLLRRIQHNFVSDWCSEEECLAAIDSVHKSAGYILDPHTAVAKVVADRQQDRSCPVIISSTAHPCKFTAGVLQALRVKEIGQHPIDQLQMLISLNSLPSVHETVLQRIGKIHVQKTEVCPADPNVLMDTIENFIQQKFMRVI